A genomic stretch from Moraxella nasicaprae includes:
- a CDS encoding pyocin activator PrtN family protein: MKPLTPKISTQDYLFLQFGKLVVELREVCQIYYPHLSHTAMNRTASEQGFAFPCFRLADSQKSPYFVHLSDLATALDKAKNAVKSNHSKLHA; this comes from the coding sequence ATGAAACCACTTACCCCCAAAATCTCCACCCAAGACTATCTATTTTTGCAGTTTGGGAAATTGGTGGTAGAACTTCGTGAAGTATGCCAAATTTATTATCCGCATTTAAGTCATACTGCGATGAACCGCACGGCAAGCGAACAAGGCTTTGCTTTTCCTTGCTTTCGCCTTGCCGATAGCCAAAAATCGCCGTATTTTGTCCATTTGTCCGACTTGGCGACCGCCCTTGACAAAGCAAAGAATGCGGTCAAGTCTAACCATTCAAAACTTCACGCATAA
- a CDS encoding tyrosine-type recombinase/integrase, whose amino-acid sequence MNALKRALKQLKKTRNVAPSNKRDRLPTSDELIKLTAHFDQKWQNGGVAMHLIMWFALLSGRRQAEITRLELADDLGDVFVVRDVKNPKGSAGNHQKFTVLPEARQIIELLKQHTANDTYLVAESHKIISKLFTEACHLLGIDDLHFHDLRHEACTRLAETGMTIPQIQSVSLHRSWGSLQKYVSVHKRANTPTFDEVMREVLNG is encoded by the coding sequence AAACGAGCTTTAAAACAGCTTAAAAAGACTCGCAATGTCGCACCAAGCAATAAACGAGACCGCTTGCCAACGAGTGATGAGTTGATTAAATTAACTGCCCATTTTGATCAAAAATGGCAAAATGGCGGTGTGGCAATGCACCTGATTATGTGGTTTGCCTTATTGTCGGGCAGACGGCAAGCCGAAATTACCCGCCTAGAACTGGCGGACGATTTGGGCGATGTGTTTGTGGTGCGAGATGTCAAAAACCCCAAAGGAAGTGCTGGCAACCATCAAAAATTTACAGTATTGCCAGAAGCAAGGCAAATCATTGAGCTTTTAAAACAGCATACCGCCAATGACACTTATTTGGTGGCAGAAAGCCATAAGATAATAAGTAAATTATTCACAGAAGCCTGTCATTTACTTGGCATTGATGATTTGCATTTTCACGACTTACGGCACGAAGCCTGTACACGACTTGCCGAAACTGGAATGACAATCCCCCAAATCCAGTCGGTCAGTCTGCACAGAAGTTGGGGGAGTTTACAAAAGTATGTGTCGGTACATAAGCGGGCAAACACGCCCACTTTTGATGAGGTTATGCGTGAAGTTTTGAATGGTTAG